GTTTCGCGAAGAAAGGCAACCGCTTCCTTTCTGATCCTTTCTGCTTCTTTCGCAGCGTCAGGCTCGGCCTTGCTTTGTGAATGCGCGGTCTGAGCGCAGATCGAAACGATAAGCAGGAACATCTTCAGATATGACGACATTAAAAGGCCTCCAGATAGTGGACGTCTCAATCATAGATTTCTTGCGAACTTATGTAAACAGAATGTTTGTTCTCAGCATGCGGACGTTCGAAGCGGCCACAGCAATTTTGATTTGCCTTCGTTTAGTGCAGAATTACTCTATACCTATGCTGCTCGTGATCGACAACTACGATTCATTTACCTACAACCTCGTCCAGTATCTCGGAGAGTTGGGTTCAGAAATGACGATTCTCAGGAACGACGCGATCTCGATCGACGATATCGAAAACGAGCTCAAGCCCGAGCGGATATTGATCTCGCCGGGACCGGGAACGCCAGACGACGCAGGCATCTCTGTTGGTGTGATCGAACGATTCGCGGGCCGCATTCCGATACTCGGTGTCTGTCTTGGCCATCAGGCCATCGGCCAGCATTTTGGCGGCAAGGTCGTTCGGGCACCCGAACCAGTTCATGGAAAGCCCGTCGTCGTCGATCATGACGGCAGGTCGATCTTCTCGGGCATACCAAACGGCTTCTCGGCCGGACGATACCATTCGCTGGTGGTCGATCGTGCCACATTGCCTGAATGTCTTGAGATCTCGGCCGAATCACCCGACGGTCTGATAATGGCGATGAGGCATCGGGAATTCACGCTCGAAGGCGTGCAGTTCCATCCTGAATCCATCCTGACCGAGCATGGCAGGACCATGCTGCTGAATTTCCTGTCGTTGCCTGCATGAGCGTGAATGAATCTTGAAGATCTCTTGATCCCGTTTGGCAAGGTCTTCGGCCGATCGGTCGACATCCGGAACGCGCTTTATGATCGGGGAGTTTTACGATCGTACGACCTTGGTGTCCGAACGATAAGCGTCGGAAACCTAACGACGGGCGGAACCGGTAAAACACCTATCGTCGCGCTTGTCGCTGAGATCCTTGCTGGTGAAGGCGAACGTGTGTGCATCCTGACAAGAGGCTACGGAAGAAAACATACCGGCAGACGCGTGCTGGTCTCTGACGGTCAAAAGATCCTCAGCGACCCCGAAGCGGGCGGAGATGAACCGATAGAATTGGCTCGGAGACTGGGTGAAAGGGCGATCATCATCGCCGATGCCGACCGCGTTTCGGCCGCCGCATGGGCTCGCGAACGATTTGGCGTAACCGCGTTCATCCTCGATGACGGCTTTCAGCATCGACGGGCAAGACGCGACGTCGATATCGTTTGCATCGATGCGACCGACCCCTGCGGTAACGGAAGGATGCTGCCCGCCGGGCGGCTGCGTGAATCGTTCAGGAATCTGGATCGGGCCGATGCGATCGTCATCACGCGTGCT
The DNA window shown above is from Chloracidobacterium sp. and carries:
- a CDS encoding aminodeoxychorismate/anthranilate synthase component II, giving the protein MLLVIDNYDSFTYNLVQYLGELGSEMTILRNDAISIDDIENELKPERILISPGPGTPDDAGISVGVIERFAGRIPILGVCLGHQAIGQHFGGKVVRAPEPVHGKPVVVDHDGRSIFSGIPNGFSAGRYHSLVVDRATLPECLEISAESPDGLIMAMRHREFTLEGVQFHPESILTEHGRTMLLNFLSLPA
- the lpxK gene encoding tetraacyldisaccharide 4'-kinase; this translates as MNLEDLLIPFGKVFGRSVDIRNALYDRGVLRSYDLGVRTISVGNLTTGGTGKTPIVALVAEILAGEGERVCILTRGYGRKHTGRRVLVSDGQKILSDPEAGGDEPIELARRLGERAIIIADADRVSAAAWARERFGVTAFILDDGFQHRRARRDVDIVCIDATDPCGNGRMLPAGRLRESFRNLDRADAIVITRADLVSSTAEIEARLRARNADAPLFRAVTQIKRFTELVTFLDREPQTDRDLTGVKVWEDLVRSRISNDSGSLRVGAFCGIGNPDAFFEQLRRSFIGIRDSVVEIAMTRRFNDHHRYGQNDIDSIERASNENGVDVLVTTAKDAVKLDGLKFRIPCFVVESESVIDRPEDLRVLLFGV